A segment of the Anoplolepis gracilipes chromosome 14, ASM4749672v1, whole genome shotgun sequence genome:
tggaaaagaaatttattgaataaatcaaCAAGATAGTGTTAcacaacaatttataattataaaattaatattattacaattattattatactgtttcttattatattgtcattaaaaacaaatttgcaaaaaaatgtgccctgataattttaatagggACGTGGATGTATATTCGTCGTATACATCCTCGCAGTATGATatggattttttatattcgagCTAATGGAATAAAGTATAGCATATGGGGTTTACAGATATTCAAGGCGCATGAATACGTCCGTgtttatttctcaatattttttagtttaaatgagagaaaaatatatagtcttcattatttttaacttattaaaattccTGATCCCTCACACAGATGTATAATAAGACACGAACATATACAAGAAAGCAATATGACACGTTAACATGTTgacaaatactttttaatcaaGCATTTCGAAATATGCATCGCATAATATTTACGCAGAATATACTGGGTATGTTTATGGCATATAGAAGAgataaatgtttgtaaatttacaaggagaaaaattaattatttaaatttatcttaactTTTGTACTTAGTTGTGcatttaacttaatatttttgcttatctttttactataaaataattattgatcaacattatatttaattcatttatattgaaGCGCCATAGACAGTTTCAAATTAATAGGtctattctttttacttaCAAACTTACTTTCTgcatcttctctttctcttaaattttttttcttttcttaccgtatatatacatacatatatataatataagtaatataaaaaatatatttattatttttaggattatattatgtttatgtatatatgtatgtatactaGTCTCTTATTTGAGTACAAAAGTACAATTTGACGCAATTGGAAAAAGAACAGACTTCATGAATGAACATATTACATAATCATGACGCGTTCTACGTTCTATGAATATGTGACGGCATtcatcataattatttactatttcaaAGCGCCGTAAAAGTTTCCTTGcataagagtttttttttttttttttttgtaaaaagtgtGATTATTGTGGATCCGGGGCCAGTTTTGCGTATCCAAGCTTTTGAAGTACCTCCTTAATTTCACGGAATACTGTTGGATCTTCGATCGTGCTTgaaatctgaaaattaaagaagaataatCGTTGCTGATAATATGAAAACACCGAACAAGGTTAGTGAGATAAAGTAAGTCTGTTCCCGCGCATAGAAAAAAGGGATAACATAATACATTTATCTGTCGATTGTCTCAATCAAAATTTCGATTATCGATTATGATGCGTCTTCCGATTTAACGTGAAATAAACGCGTCGAAattcaagaaagaaaaaagtaaaatttttttattataatatcacacACAAAgagtatattaaattgtaacaataatatatttaattataaatataattataattataaataaaaattgttataaattataaatatatatatatatatatatatatatatatatatatatatatataattataaattataaagagagaTACTGGGTACATTTATCTTTCGATTATCTCGATCAACGTTTCGAGATGCGTTCCTCTCGCTCAGAAATTCGGCGAGGACGCGTCAAGATTCGAAAAGTAGATGACTCTCTTCTATAATATTCGAATCTTACCTTGAATGGTTTCGATCGTGCCAATGAAGCAATAGATTTGCGAATTATCTTCCCCGAGCGCGTTTTAGGTAACGCGGTAACAGCTGCGGCGACCCGAAAAGACGCGATCGGGCCCATCATGCTTCTCACCCGTGCGACAAGCTCTTGATTTATTTCCTCCTCGTTGCATGTGACATCtaaaaaaagtgtttaattgtaattttttaatcgcgaGATTAacgaaattgtataataatggtataattttcataacttttttttttatttttttacaattttttaatatattatttaatcacatattaaaaatttaaatatttatttaataatatattaagaaagctgtaattataacataaaatcgCCTAAATTCGCCTAAATTATTGTTGTTTCTGCCTTCAGAAAGCTTCAGATTGATaagattgatatttttgaaaaatcgctaagcaaataattcttaatactagggtgtctactccctggaaaaatataaaataccaggaatattcagaaatttcttttgtatctcaTGGAATTCTATCGggatttagaaaatttttcgaaaattctttttttgataattttgctttttgcATCTTGTAAACAGTCAGTCGTGTATGTGAAATTGGAGTCTTATTTTgtagaaactcattaattgttgaatttTGGCTTGagtcaaattatcaaaaaaaaaggCTCTAGACAAACTAATTGTGAGATGTCAAGTTTACTACATCTTTTGCTTTGTTTgttgatgattttttaaatatttcttatcagattttaaatgtttgaaaattctatgatagctttacaaaaagttctatgtgtaaaaattattagaatattatattagataattatataaattaaattatccaaGACACTAGACGTAAACGAGATTCATGTTATACCGgtgttttgatatttaatttgtttaataaatattctaataatttttacgcatagaacttttcatataaatattgtgatacTCCTAAGTGCTTAAAGTTTGAtaagaaatgcttaaaaaGCGTCGGATAAGCAGATAAAGTGAGACAACGTGAACTTGACGTTTCAGTTTGtcctgtataaatatatttttttgtttatatatttaatgttttaacataatattgaatatgaagtacattactcttttgaaaattttatataaatgaaaaattatgaaagttattcagttttttaagtacatttataaatctaacattGAAACCTAAGAGACTCcgtcttttttctttgtatgaatgaaaaatattagaaaatggatgtaataaaaaaaatttattttacaaagttgtattaaagtttttaaaatattctttttatttagaattttgaacaaaaatagttggaaaatcagggaatttttttacaagatttgaatagacaccctgtaatatatatcgaaacaTAAGTAAGATTTCTTCGAACATTTTGATCATTGACATTAAAaggaataaataatgtttcttttgaaaagattaaatgGATATTTGAGATTACTACGAACCGTTTCGTTTAATGTAAAGGCACAGTGGTACTTCTCCTTTGGTATGATCTGGTACACCGACAACCGCAGCTTCCACGACATCGGGATGAGCAAAGATAATATCTTCCAGTGCAGCTGTTGATATTCTGTGCCCAGCTACATTTATAATGTCATCGTCCCGCGCTGTCACGTAAATATAACCGAATTCGTCGATGTAGCCAGCATCCATAGTGTCGTAGTAACcctaattcaaaaaattaagaattttaaaatcgagATTAAAAGAATCACGCGGCAATTTCGACTTTAATTATCGacttttctttgataaaaatatacgaaataatttttgaacaaaatattaaaaacatataaaaatgattaatgttAATGTTTTTGAAACACTCttcttatcttaataaattatatttttatatatatatatataactttttctgaaaaatcactgattcaataattattatttttttccgatCCGTTtaaggaataaataaattacaatttgattcaatttaaagaattgtaattttatcaaaagttgCGAACGATTAGCTTAATATACCTGATAGAtggaaaaatagatatttttgataGATATGATTCCGCAACTGTATCCTTAGTATAGCTTCGAGGCTTTATTGCTGAATTAAAATTGAGCAAATCTTTTGCGTGAATTTTGAAGTTTCTCTCTTACATGAGAGaagcaaataaattacaaatatgttaaggaagagaatatatacttatgtataattttcattacgtatacatatacatgaaaTATGTATGCTATAACGTTAGTCCAATTATTAGTACAGTAAAATCGTTTATTAATCTACTTACCGGAAATgtcgagaaatatatttccttaAATCTTTCGGGTGTTCGATAAAGAGTTGACATACATCCAGGTGGTAACGGCAACTTTATCGCGATTCGTCCGAGTTCGTGTTGTAACGCTCTACTTCCATCTTCGCGCAAGATGTGAACTGTacgatgaaaaatttacaagtgattcatatatatatataatatcaaatatataattatcaatattatgaattaattaaacgatAAAGAAACTGAATGatactgaaaataattaaagactcACTCTCGTATCCAGGTATAGCAAGTCCTGTACTAAACTTTGGCAAACTAGGATAATGACCATATCCTGTGCATAGTGATGTAATGGGATGTCCGGTCTCTGATTGCCACCAGTGATTTAGAATTGGCACCTTAAATACTTTCTCGGCCCAAGCTTTTGTTTCATAATCGCAAAATTCCCCAGCCACAAATATcgtttttaaactaaaagcGAAAGATagctatttatttcatttggacagaaatatacaatttgtaacgggatatatttttttcttttttgtaaatcAAATTGTCTCGGAAAGATCGGTTATACTATTATCTTCTTTAGTCACCATATGTGAATCGTGATCTCGcgttatattacaattcgaAATAATCAGATATCATAATTGAAGATGATTAAGTTAGGTTGTTTGAAACTTacgattttaatgaatatttttttcctaataATGTTTCCGGATCAGCCCGTCTTATAACTCGTAAAGCTGTAGGCACGCAAAATAATGCGTTTACGCCATGTTGCTCAATGATTCTATGGAAAaagaaacacatttttttttaaattaattaaattatcgatatgtaatataacattaacatTGAGATATATACTAGAATAAGGTAATCCAAGTGAAGAGAGTAAATTAGACgcatgcaaatattttatttgcgtaGAAATCTTTGACAATGAGACAGTTGCACGTGAAAATAGAGgccagataaatttttttataaaaaatgtttacaagtAAACATtagctataatatatactcaaagtgaattgatttttataaagaatttatacatttttttaaaaaaagcctTCTActcaatttatacatttcatttttttaaacttatattagaaaaattcaaaaatagacattttttaaaatgcattgcTTTTCGATCCCTTAAAAATTGAtcgaataatgaaaatttattttatccaaaTTCTGTCGTGTTTATCAACCCTGGCATTATTtttcgaagaaaacattttagtaaataatataacatctaatgtagaataattttttcaaacctGAAATATTGACTAGCATCCGGTGTCCTGTCGGGTTTTCCTTCATACATTACGCTCGTCGCGCCGTACACGAGAGGACCATAGCAAATATATGAATGTCCAACAACCCATCCCATATCAGAAGCTGCCCACCAAacactatttttattcattccgTAAACTGCTTTCATGGTCCAACAAAGTGTCGCCAAGTGACCACCGACCGGTCTTATAATTCCCTTCGGTTTCCCttaatgtcaaatatttttaaatcacgtAATAAGAATACACTACGTGCGATTGCtggcatttaattttaaacagttACTCATACTTGAGATTAAGTGGTatcagtatttttaaaataaaaggaaccgatagaagagaaaagattCATATATTCTGTGActcgataattttttcaaaatgtaaaaggaaaaagtgtttaaaataacgttgtatattcatatatttttatagagataCCTATGTATCTATGTATAAGTATTTGTGTATTTCCGTTAAATTTAGTCAAGATTTTTACCTGTAGTTCCtgatgtatacaatatatacaatggaTCGTTAGCTTCAACCATTACACACGGGTGAGGTTTTGATATCTTTAGAAGCTCATCCCAGTCAAATTGTGACTCGAGCAACGGCGCTTCCCACACATTTCttctttgaaaaatgataCATTTCGGCTTCGGTGCAGTAATTATATTCATAGCGCCATTTAGCATAGTAGTATATCTGCATTTGAAGATGCGcgtattagagaaaaaaatatcaaaagtgGTTCTTTCATCGAAAGATGAAGAgactttaaaaagaatttgaaagaaaattatctcttgatatgttaaaaaagaaaagtttttttatgtatttccttcctaaaaatttataataaaatcgagaGACACAGTGTAACATACTTTATCACTTTGGACGGTTCCAAGCCGCAGCTGGCGGCAATAATGACCTTTGGTTCGGCATGATCAATCCTAGACGCCAATTCATTCGCTGCGAAACCtgaaaatttatgcattttcaAGTATAACATGGCAATCGTAGTATCTATGCTACTaacgtttttatattatcatcgAAACAACACAATGTGTGattcatagaaaaaatatttaataaatttttctatctctaaatttgaaaaaaaaacgtgcacgtatattttttacattttttctcaGAGACTAATCTTAATTACATTGTTTTCTAAGTGAACCTTTTTCTTACTCTCGtctctttacatttttttatattttactattttaagaGCATTCTTTACGTCACGGAATAAAAGAGTTTATTTAgaagattaaataatcatataattggCCATCATTATCGTCATCTTGTTATTACCTCCGAAAACTACCGAATGAATTGCTCCTAATCTGGCAGTGGCCAAAATAGCGATGAGAGTTTCAGGAATCAGCGGCATATAAATGATCACTCTATCCCCTTTACGCACACCTAGCTCGGCTAACGCACCCGCCAGAAAGGATGTCTTTTGCAAGAGCTCATTATACGTCACTTTACGTATTGATGACGTTTGGGGGCTGTCGTGAATAATAGCTGCTTTCTCCCCGTTCCCGGCGTGCACGTGGCGGTCCAACGCGTTGTAACAAGCATTCAATTCTCCGCCGACAAACCTGCGTTTACAAAAGCGAATCTCTCGTGTATACAATATTGTCTCGATAATTATGAGCATTCGTATTTTTTAgtcaattaaacattttttttacaaccaaTTAACTATCTTTGaagcttttaaaatttcgcgaaacgaaatatttatttttaaaaaacgtgacttttttttttcgagactttggttaaaaaatttgaaagcaatttctttctatttgttcaatttaaaatatcgattctttctcgacaaaaatatgtatataaatgtatatataaaatatttgtaataattctattttaaataccaTTTCGTAAACGGCTCATTAGAATTATCCAGAACTTTTTGCCAAGGTTTGCTCCAGTCGATACAGCTGCCGATCTCGCCCCAAAACTCTTCTGGACACTCTAATGATTTCTTATACGCTTCCTCGTAGGTAGAACACTCGTTACGATGAGGGTTCATAATGTAATCTTCaaagaagataataattaataagataaaatgacGTTTCGTTGCGTACAAAGCATAGTTGAAAGCTGCTTTGGAGCTTTGACGACACTTTTGCAATTTccgaaattatttatctttaactgaattataaataagaaaattacgtCATGTCTTTATGACATAGATTTTAAAAGCACGGACGTTGATTTAACTCAGTCTTCCGGATTAATCTCTTTTGTTATAGCCCGAGaggctatatataatttatacatatattattattatattgtattaaggagagtaaaaagaattctATGCAAATAAAGttgtcaaaataattacatacattgcaaataaattacataataatacatgATAAACTACCATTTATCATGTCCTTTGACGGATCCTTAAATTCTAATCTGACAACAATcctaaataaaaatctcgtATTTTATCACGGAGGCATAacacttttctctctttgtcaTTACGCAAATATAATcgctataagaatatattattgatattattattaattcattaaaaatatttagaaaaaaatatttatatatttcttatttaaagtatTCGAAATCTAAATCAACACCCACGCTTTTAGAATCTGTATCGTAAAGCTCGAAGGGCATAACGTcgttttcttatatataattcagttATAAAGGTAATTTCAGAAACTGCAAGTGTCGTCAAAGCTCAAAGCAGCTTTCGACTATgtcagatatatattattttgtgtacTATTGCGATCGCTTTTATTAAAGCACCTtaacgatatattaaaaatatataaattcttgagCATTTCTCTTTATCTTCTACTATCGCTTCTTCCATCGTAGGATTTAtaacgtgaaaaaattttttatctccgCTTTGTTAATTATCGGTGGTCTTTCTTTATTTGCCGGAAAATCACAGAGCAACATTACGTTTTGTTTAAATGTAACGAGACAGCAATACGGAGCTAGtggcatatatttaaaatagttatcGCCGACCTGCCAACGCTCTTTACCCCATATGAATAATTCATTGAATTCGCAATCGCGTGCGTAAGAGTTTCCGTGTAGCAATTTTCTATCCGGACGCTTTTTTCCTTAGCGGTGCACGTCGCCCACGTGTTTATTTTCGTGTATCGTGAATTACGGGATGATGTCGCACAGTACTACTTTAATACCGGTGTCGGTCTACGTCACGCACGGGAGAAAATCGTAGAGAAACCACATTGTGGACTACCACCTTTCCTCCCATCTCGCGTCTCGCCCTGATTCTTTACGCAAGCACGCATCGTCGTTCACACGACGTCCTTCACACGTATCCCCATAGGATCACTGTGATATTTATCTGTTACCGTAGAGAAACACATAACGCAATAAGATAAGATAACTGGAAATAGGACGCGAAACTTCTCTGGGACTTCAGCTCTTCGTTTACTGCTCGCACATTATGCAGTCTAATGTGCAAAGAGATTTGAAGACTTTAGTTTTAAACCATAAATCATAAGAAATTCGGCAATATTGGATTATTCTTCTGACATTCAACTGTGATTGATCAATTTCTTAAGCCTTACATCTTAAATTGTAGACGACGGcttagtaatttaattattcacattaagacattgaaatttattgactatatatcaaatatataatcatatatgtatatgcacatatatgtatattatgtaaatttgatgttgtatatatgtacataggtAGAAGAGcagcattaataataagtcTCAAAAAAGATGCATATCATAAAtatctgatatatatttatataatgtttatgattaaatgataaatattcataaatctagtttttatctataatacttatacataagtatagtataatatgtaattaataatagaaaaaagtataaattcaaaaaataaatataatagttttaattattaataaaatatgaaatatcggtaaaaaatttagtgAAAATTTTTGCGGTGTTATTGGAGGATTTATCATTGTCATATTAcctttatatttgtgatatgCACGCTTCTAAGACTAAAAGTGCCGCtcttattacaattaattacgcGTCTGACGATTTGTTGTTAATATACGagcgtaattaaaaaaacatctaGTGTAAATCACGAAATCTGGCAAAAAAATCGTGCAAACAAAGAACAGTACTGAAATGAAGATACACTTTATCGAATATTGGCTGTAGAGaatggaatttattttaatatattctaatgtatattaactaatattaaatGGGACAACaatcgaaaagaaaagagacagTTGAAGCATAGATTAGAaaggatattaaatttatatattatttttatatatttgtatattatttctgtcataatattatttgtactgcaaatgcaaaaaattgttGACGCAAAGAACGTCAAATAAAAGCGTGGAATCTTTCGTGacacaaataatattgctCATCTAATAACAGtgattaacaataaatttgcgaaaatttgattgtattttttattaaatatgcttTTGTTTTGAAGAAATGTCTGaccttttaaaattaatttattttctacgtTACATATACGATACCTccagaaaaagaaagacacaGAAATAtcactaaatataattattttgcaggaCATTCGATATCATTATGTGTGTAGATAATGCTTTAAGgggattaataaaaattctttgaatattatacagaaagaaggggaaaaagagaagaaattatataaaatatcacgtagaaagttgaagaaaaaagaaagttgcTACAATTTGAATTTTCTAGCGGTGAGTATTTCACCTTCATGTCCTCCTCTGCAAATACTTTGCGCAAAGTCCTTCGAGGTTTACCCACCCGAGAAGTTCTGAGAATGTATCAAGTGGTGTGGCACCTTATTTCAGGAAAATGAAGAGTTACGCAACTCGAAAGTAACTTTATTAGAAAGAATTCACAAACGAGAGTCGTAACAATTGCTAGGCTGAAGTAGCCTACAAATGACAACGGGCAATTTTTAGATGCTGAGATTCAATTTACTCAAATCCTTATTCTAAACTTTATGTCTGCTAAAACAACAGATTTATTGCGCTTTAggttcatatttatatttgttgtttAGTCTTTATAtatgctttataatttttctacttaTATAGTCTCACATTTGCTctcatatgaaatattaacaaaGTAAATTCAACATTGAGCGTATGGTCACATTTAGAgctaaatatgtaaatgtaaaccACTTCCTACCGATTCGATATAGTTTTTGTTTCGTAAATAACCTAATCATAtggatttatttttgcatacgtTGAAGatgataatgatattaaaatgtctATTACATATACTGATGTATTAGAGCAATATATGGGCATATTGTTAATCGCGCTGAATGACAAGTAAGAACGAATAATATAGTTCGATTTTTcagatacatttatattagacCTTAATATGATCGATAGTAATACGACGATAATGGAATTGATCTActtttcgattatctttgacCAAACATAGCTATTAAATGAACCCTTCACTTTTTcatgcaattaaataatacatggaAACGTAATATcgtatttcataataaataataatagatatctgctttgtatgtttttcaaagttttttgagaaatatctCATATATACTACTACGTATTTTTgtcaaaacaaaattaatattttaataactaatattacacacacatacatataacaatatatatatatatatatatttatgccttatttattaattattatatgcgcAGTCTAGTGTGtgtgtcaaatttttaatttgttatttcaagaaatatttaaaataaattaaataatttacaaaaaaattgtttcttagtataaaaattaatattaaataatttattaaaatatttaaaatatttaaaaatagtaataattaaaagagatccaatttttttatttaaataatttaaataattata
Coding sequences within it:
- the LOC140673429 gene encoding acyl-CoA synthetase short-chain family member 3, mitochondrial isoform X1; the encoded protein is MLHQMNSDFLDAQSENSEKPYLESCIMRSRITRKGDSNDYIMNPHRNECSTYEEAYKKSLECPEEFWGEIGSCIDWSKPWQKVLDNSNEPFTKWFVGGELNACYNALDRHVHAGNGEKAAIIHDSPQTSSIRKVTYNELLQKTSFLAGALAELGVRKGDRVIIYMPLIPETLIAILATARLGAIHSVVFGGFAANELASRIDHAEPKVIIAASCGLEPSKVIKYTTMLNGAMNIITAPKPKCIIFQRRNVWEAPLLESQFDWDELLKISKPHPCVMVEANDPLYILYTSGTTGKPKGIIRPVGGHLATLCWTMKAVYGMNKNSVWWAASDMGWVVGHSYICYGPLVYGATSVMYEGKPDRTPDASQYFRIIEQHGVNALFCVPTALRVIRRADPETLLGKKYSLKSLKTIFVAGEFCDYETKAWAEKVFKVPILNHWWQSETGHPITSLCTGYGHYPSLPKFSTGLAIPGYEIHILREDGSRALQHELGRIAIKLPLPPGCMSTLYRTPERFKEIYFSTFPGYYDTMDAGYIDEFGYIYVTARDDDIINVAGHRISTAALEDIIFAHPDVVEAAVVGVPDHTKGEVPLCLYIKRNDVTCNEEEINQELVARVRSMMGPIASFRVAAAVTALPKTRSGKIIRKSIASLARSKPFKISSTIEDPTVFREIKEVLQKLGYAKLAPDPQ
- the LOC140673429 gene encoding acyl-CoA synthetase short-chain family member 3, mitochondrial isoform X2, yielding MQNYIMNPHRNECSTYEEAYKKSLECPEEFWGEIGSCIDWSKPWQKVLDNSNEPFTKWFVGGELNACYNALDRHVHAGNGEKAAIIHDSPQTSSIRKVTYNELLQKTSFLAGALAELGVRKGDRVIIYMPLIPETLIAILATARLGAIHSVVFGGFAANELASRIDHAEPKVIIAASCGLEPSKVIKYTTMLNGAMNIITAPKPKCIIFQRRNVWEAPLLESQFDWDELLKISKPHPCVMVEANDPLYILYTSGTTGKPKGIIRPVGGHLATLCWTMKAVYGMNKNSVWWAASDMGWVVGHSYICYGPLVYGATSVMYEGKPDRTPDASQYFRIIEQHGVNALFCVPTALRVIRRADPETLLGKKYSLKSLKTIFVAGEFCDYETKAWAEKVFKVPILNHWWQSETGHPITSLCTGYGHYPSLPKFSTGLAIPGYEIHILREDGSRALQHELGRIAIKLPLPPGCMSTLYRTPERFKEIYFSTFPGYYDTMDAGYIDEFGYIYVTARDDDIINVAGHRISTAALEDIIFAHPDVVEAAVVGVPDHTKGEVPLCLYIKRNDVTCNEEEINQELVARVRSMMGPIASFRVAAAVTALPKTRSGKIIRKSIASLARSKPFKISSTIEDPTVFREIKEVLQKLGYAKLAPDPQ